The Argopecten irradians isolate NY chromosome 6, Ai_NY, whole genome shotgun sequence genome has a window encoding:
- the LOC138325575 gene encoding protein YIPF1-like isoform X1 has protein sequence MADDTSVDVDLNDDGKQNLQFHDGGYPSTKEDKKKVQTHMFTNFPHTAASDDDEENILDKSELLKDDKPPPSFWTFEYYQQFFDVDTYQVMNRILGSMVPRPGSNYLKSHIQPNPDLYGPFWICTTLIFTTAIAGNLANYLQSGGQNYEWRYDFHKVTFAAAAIFSYWWLVPTGLFTFLWWRGISAGYSFLDLLSVYGYSLAIYIPISILWVVQVDWLQWILVLVGAALSGTVLTLIFWPVFRDGNRRTAWAVVIILFLLHASLAVGFKLYFFNAAAGSAADVSTPASVIAQSSTVKSPSALHQNRKSSEANSQSIGLSQTKSQPAKPPDEPKKKADDNIPNKETPLAPKKSKNIPTKSESQTTGTSKNSLPPAKPPTKKS, from the exons atgGCCGACGACACAAGCGTTGACGTGGATCTGAACGAT gATGGCAAGCAGAATCTGCAATTCCATG ATGGAGGCTACCCAAGCACAAAGGAGGACAAGAAGAAAGTGCAGACTCATATGTTTACCAATTTCCCACATACTGCTGCAtcagacgatgatgaagagaaTATATTAGACAAATCTGAG CTTTTAAAAGATGATAAACCCCCACCATCTTTCTGGACATTTGAGTACTACCAACAATTCTTTGATGTGGACACATACCAGGTGATGAATAGGATCCTGGGGTCAATGGTGCCGCGACCTGGTAGTAACTACCTAAAGTCCCACATACAACCTAACCCAGACTTATATG gTCCATTTTGGATATGTACAACATTGATTTTCACAACAGCCATTGCTGGAAACCTGGCTAACTATCTACAGTCTGGTGGGCAGAACTATGAATGGCGGTATGACTTCCATAAAG ttaCATTTGCTGCAGCGGCAATCTTCAGTTACTGGTGGTTGGTGCCAACTGGTCTGTTTACATTCCTTTGGTGGCGAGGGATCAGTGCAGGCTACTCTTTCCTTGATCTCCTGTCTGTGTATGGATACTCATTAGCAATATACATTCCAATATCT ATTCTATGGGTGGTCCAAGTTGACTGGCTACAGTGGATCCTAGTGTTGGTAGGAGCTGCGTTATCTGGTACCGTTCTTACCCTCATATTCTGGCCAGTGTTTAGAGATGGTAACAGAAGAACAGCTTGGGCAGTAGTTATCATCCTCTTCCTCCTTCACGCCAGTCTAGCGGTGGGATTCAAG ttgTACTTTTTCAATGCAGCAGCTGGTTCTGCAGCAGATGTATCCACTCCAGCTTCTGTGATAGCACAATCGTCCACAGTAAAATCTCCCAGCGCTCTCCACCAAAATAGAAAGAGTTCAGAAGCCAACAGTCAATCAATAGGTCTTTCACAGACAAAATCTCAGCCAGCCAAACCTCCAGATGAGCCGAAAAAGAAAGCAGATGATAATATCCCAAATAAGGAAACTCCTTTGGCGCCAAAAAAGTCTAAAAACATTCCTACAAAAAGTGAATCCCAAACCACAGGCACTAGTAAAAATAGCCTACCACCAGCCAAACCCCCAACAAAAAAATCTTAA
- the LOC138325575 gene encoding protein YIPF1-like isoform X2 — protein MFTNFPHTAASDDDEENILDKSELLKDDKPPPSFWTFEYYQQFFDVDTYQVMNRILGSMVPRPGSNYLKSHIQPNPDLYGPFWICTTLIFTTAIAGNLANYLQSGGQNYEWRYDFHKVTFAAAAIFSYWWLVPTGLFTFLWWRGISAGYSFLDLLSVYGYSLAIYIPISILWVVQVDWLQWILVLVGAALSGTVLTLIFWPVFRDGNRRTAWAVVIILFLLHASLAVGFKLYFFNAAAGSAADVSTPASVIAQSSTVKSPSALHQNRKSSEANSQSIGLSQTKSQPAKPPDEPKKKADDNIPNKETPLAPKKSKNIPTKSESQTTGTSKNSLPPAKPPTKKS, from the exons ATGTTTACCAATTTCCCACATACTGCTGCAtcagacgatgatgaagagaaTATATTAGACAAATCTGAG CTTTTAAAAGATGATAAACCCCCACCATCTTTCTGGACATTTGAGTACTACCAACAATTCTTTGATGTGGACACATACCAGGTGATGAATAGGATCCTGGGGTCAATGGTGCCGCGACCTGGTAGTAACTACCTAAAGTCCCACATACAACCTAACCCAGACTTATATG gTCCATTTTGGATATGTACAACATTGATTTTCACAACAGCCATTGCTGGAAACCTGGCTAACTATCTACAGTCTGGTGGGCAGAACTATGAATGGCGGTATGACTTCCATAAAG ttaCATTTGCTGCAGCGGCAATCTTCAGTTACTGGTGGTTGGTGCCAACTGGTCTGTTTACATTCCTTTGGTGGCGAGGGATCAGTGCAGGCTACTCTTTCCTTGATCTCCTGTCTGTGTATGGATACTCATTAGCAATATACATTCCAATATCT ATTCTATGGGTGGTCCAAGTTGACTGGCTACAGTGGATCCTAGTGTTGGTAGGAGCTGCGTTATCTGGTACCGTTCTTACCCTCATATTCTGGCCAGTGTTTAGAGATGGTAACAGAAGAACAGCTTGGGCAGTAGTTATCATCCTCTTCCTCCTTCACGCCAGTCTAGCGGTGGGATTCAAG ttgTACTTTTTCAATGCAGCAGCTGGTTCTGCAGCAGATGTATCCACTCCAGCTTCTGTGATAGCACAATCGTCCACAGTAAAATCTCCCAGCGCTCTCCACCAAAATAGAAAGAGTTCAGAAGCCAACAGTCAATCAATAGGTCTTTCACAGACAAAATCTCAGCCAGCCAAACCTCCAGATGAGCCGAAAAAGAAAGCAGATGATAATATCCCAAATAAGGAAACTCCTTTGGCGCCAAAAAAGTCTAAAAACATTCCTACAAAAAGTGAATCCCAAACCACAGGCACTAGTAAAAATAGCCTACCACCAGCCAAACCCCCAACAAAAAAATCTTAA